In the Pan paniscus chromosome 19, NHGRI_mPanPan1-v2.0_pri, whole genome shotgun sequence genome, CAAGAAAACATTGCACCAGCATTCTAAGcctcaaacaaaacacaaaacaaatccCCCTGCGAAGCAACAATAAACTTTACATCTCTTTGGCAACAATAACTTAAAATCACCCAACTTCCATTCGCTCCAACCACAGCAGTTAGTTAGTTACAAAAATATTCCCTGTGCTGCCCTGCCCCCAGCTCCACCCCTTCCCCACCATCCCTCTCCCTGTAGGCAGGAGCCCCCCAACACTGACTGCGGGGCATGGCCCCCACGCTCCTTTGGCAGCTGGGGCACAGGACCAGATAGTGCCCCGCAGAGGGGAGCTGCCTGCACGGTCCTGCCAAGGGCACCTCTAGAACGGGGCCCACGGGGCAGGAGTACAGCCTGGAAGCCCCTCCACCCCTGATCTTTTGGGCTGCCCACAGTGGCCACAGCGGGACCCAGGTGGGAGCAGCCTGTTCCCTGTTGGAAGGGTGGGCTTACGGGTCCAGCTGAGTCAGTGAAGGGGAAACAGCCACGGACTTTGAGATAAGGGCAGCGGAAACAGGACCGACACGGGCGCCCAGGGCCACTCCTTGCCCTGAGCCACCAGGAAGCAGGCAAGGGTGGGGGCACAGGGGGTGGGAAGAGGCTCACAAACCTGCCAGTGTCTCGGGGCCATGCCTCGTCCTGGTTTAAGTGTCCTGTGAGCACACTGGAGGAGCGGCCGGATGGGGCATGCGGGTCCTCCGAGGCCAGGCAGGCAGGGCAGAGGGTGGGGGCCGCCGTGCCCAGGGGCACTGGCCCCTTTTGAGTATGTGTGTACAGACACCCACTGTGGCTCCAGGCGTCCCCAGGGGCTAGCAGCAAGCCCAAAAGCCCAGACAAATTCTGCCTCTGGGGCGGAGCATGGCCGATCTACCATCCAGGGCCTCTCATCCCACGGGCTTCTCCAGGACACCGCGTGGGGCAGAGGCACCTGAATCTGCTGCCAACAGCCACCAGGACGTGGTCCCCACCTTCTCGGTCACCATCCTCGCTGCTGCCAGGCAGGGGCTCCAGTGACGCCAGCCTTGAGGGGCAGGAGCTGCCCAGGTCTCAAGCCTCTTTACTCTCACCCCCGGCACCAGCTTCAGGTCCTGGCAAGCAGGACAACAAAGTGAACGCAGGGTTCTGAGACACCAGGGCTGCCTCCCCCGCAACTCCCACCTGGCCTCCATCCCTGGCCCACATACAGGCCGGGCCCCTTCCCTGCAGCAGATCTGGCTGTGTCTAGGTGAGAGATGGACCCATTTCTCCCACTCCTGTCACTGGACTCAGGCCAACAACTCTCAGCAAATGCCTCCGAGTCCTGTTttacacataaggaaactgaggcctgaacAGGAAGGGGATGGCTAAGGTCATGCAGTGGCCTCCTGGTGACCTGCCTGCTTGTTCAGCCACACAGGGGGCACCCTGCACCAGGGGTGAGGCTGACAGGCCCTTCCCCCAAGGCTGCAGCCACAGGCCAGGACAGCTAGGGAAGAGGAAGATGGCAGGGGGCCTTCTCCGAGGAGGTGGGCACTTGTCAGGCACGTGGGCAGGGGCTGTAGGGGTAGGGACACCTGGCAGAGATGAGCCCAGCCTGGGGTGGGGCGGATAGTGGAGGGCcatggccgggagcggtggctcaggccCCCAGCAGGGCTCCACCTGGGCACCGTGGGGCCTGGGTCTGCAGGGACTTCTGGCTGGGAAGGTTCCGGTGAGAGGGGCTGCCGCAGGTCTGCGGGGTAGGGTCAGGCAGAGGAGAGCCGAGTgcagggagaaggcagggagaaggcagggagaaggcagggaaaaggcagggaaaaggcagggaaaaggcagggaaaaggcagggaaaaggcagggaaaaggcagggaaaaggcaggggccaggcgagggccaggctaggtctggGGCCGGGAAGGAGCGGGGCCGGGAAGGAGCGGGGCCGGGAAGGAGCGGGGCCGGGAAGGAGCGGAGCGGAGCGGAGCCGGGGCTGGCCCGGCCCAGGACCTAGACGGAGGGGCCCCACCCTCGGAGCTCCGTGCCCTGCCTCCCGCGTGCCCTACCTCTCGCGTGCCCTTCTGCCACAGCCCCGCCCAGGCCTCACCTCTCTTGGACTCGGCGTCCGAGTCAGACACGTGCGTGATGGAGAAGCGGGACGTGGGCGCGGGCGACACCGTGAAGCGCGAGAAGGGAGCGGGCGTGGGCGCAGCCGGGGCGGGTGCGGCCGGGTCTAGGGCCATGGCGAAGGCTGCCTTGGCCGGCATCAGCGGGAAGTCGTCGTCCCACGCGAACCCACCACCTGCTGCCCAGGTCGCGGCGTCACTCGCGCCCACAGCCTGGGACCCCGGCCCGGCCCCGCTCCCACAGTCATGGGCCCGGGCCCGGCCCCGCCTCCCATGATGTCACgggcccaggccccacctcccatgCAGCACGGACAAGGCCCCGCCTTCCGTGACGTCACGTACCAGACCCGCCTCCCATGACGACACGGGCCAAAGCCCGCCTCCCACGCGTCAAAGACCAGGTGCTCCTCCCATGATGTCACACATTAGGCCCCGCCTCCCACACAGCACGGACCAGGCCCTGCCTCCCGTGACGTCACGggcccagccccacccctgctCACCCTCTTCCGCTGTGGAGCCATTTGGGGAGCCATCAGCCTGCTGCGGCCGGTTGGGGGCGCTGGGAGAGCCGGGGCTCCCCCTAAGGAACGTGGGGGGCGATTCCTTGGCGCCCGGGAAGGGCTCCCCGAGCTCCCGGGTGGGGCTTTCCTGGAGGAATCAGAGAGCACCAGGTAGCTCGGCCGCCAGGAGCCGCGGCCGCTCCCACCCCTTCCTGCGGGAGCGCGACCCCCCAGCCCCGGGCAGACCCCGGGTGGCGGCGGCCCACCTGGTCAAAGAGGTAGACGGTGACGTCGTCGAAGAAGGACACGGCCTTCTTCTTGCGTTCCAGGTCCTCGCAGAAGGCCTCGGACAGCAGGCTGGGCATCTTGAGCAGGCTGCGCAGGTTGCGCGCGCTCTGGCTCTCAGCCACCACCACGGGCACCGGCGGCGCGTCCTCTTCGCTGTCCTCGCTAGGCTCCTGGACGCTGTAGCAGCGGAGCTCCTCGTCAGACTCGCCGCTGTCCTcactgtcctcctcctcctcctccggccGGCCCTCCAAGGCCGCAGGGAGGCCGGGCAGAGCCAGGCGGAGTGGGGCTCTGGGGGTGCCTAGGCCCCCCATCCGCTTTTGTGGGGCCGGCCCTGACAACAGTCCTGGGGGCCCCTGGAACTCAGAGCTGTTGCCTTCTGATCTCAGCGGAACCGGGGTCAGCAGGAAAAACTGGGAGCAGCTGGGGCTGGGCCCAGGCCGCACCTCGGCTGGGCCTTGGGGCTCCGGAGGCTCTGGGACCAGGCCCGAGGGGCAGGTGCTGGGCTCTGGGGAGGATCCTTCAAGCCGCAGCAGTGGGGGCAGCACCTCCCCGGGGCCAGAGCCTTGTGCCTCCCCGGAAACCCCAGGCCTGAGGGAGACCTGCTCAGACGGCTGCCCAGTGCTCGGCAGGCCCAGCTCTGGCCCGGGGGCTTGGTCCCCGCCGCACTTCTTCTCTGGGCCTGAGGTGGCCTCGGcctcggcctcagcctccaggtcTGAGAAGTAGGCAGAGTCTCGGTAGGGATTCTTCTCGTTGAGGCCACTGAGGGAGGTGGAGAGCCGCGTCTCGGGCCCGGGGCCGGGGCCCTCACCCTCTGAGGCCAGCTCCTCAAAGGCCTGGGGCTCACACCCTTCCTGCGCCTCCTTGAGCACAAACTCAGGGGACTCATAGTTCTCGGTGTCATAGCCACTGTCCAGCGCTCGGGGCTGCCCTCCAGAGGGGCCAGTGGCCGACGGGCTGAAGACCTCATAGCCACCATCACTGGCTGAGGATGGGATGTCCAGGGAGTCCAGGGAGTCGGGGGTCCCCACCTGCTTCTGCAGAGAGCGGAAGGCTGGCACCACATCCAGCCTCTCGGCCTGCAGGCCGTCGCTGGACGTGTCGGTGAAGATGCCTGAGGTGGCCTCAGCCGTGTCCTCATCCTCGCTGCTGGGTGCCTCCACCTCGGGAGAGCTGCTGCTGCCATTCAGGACAGAAGCCAGCTTGATGGCAGACACCTCGCCACCAGTAGCAGGCGTGGGAGAGTCAGGCAGGGCATCAGGGGCGTCAGGGGCACTGGCCTCCTCCGAGGGAAGTGGGGCTCCCtcctgggatggggaggggacGGAAGGAAGGGGCAGACAGGGTCCGGCAGTGCCCTCAGCCTCCGTGGCAAGCTTGGGCTCTGCCTGCGGGTGGTCACCCCCACTACCGGCTGTCTCTGTCCAGGAGGGTGTAACCAGGCAGGGAGcaggtgccaggccctgggcagaGCATAGATGAGGGAGGCCGGGGCAGCAGCCTGGCTCCTGGGCAGAGGCTGCCTGGAGCCCAAGCAGAGGCTCTCCAGGGTACCCCGGCTCGGGGGAGGCCCGTGGGGTCTGCTTTGGACTGGGGCAGCCCTCAGCGTGGCAGCCCGCAGAGATGGGGTCCCAGGACTCTGGACAGCGGCTGCCGCTGTTGTTGTTGGCTGACACGTTGGAGCGCCAGTGTCCGCGCTGGGCGGCCCTCCGCGCTCCCACCTCCTCTAGCTCATCCTCGCCAGTCAGCGGCAGCGGGGGCGCCCCTGAGCTCCCCAAAGGGGACGTGCCCAGTGGGTCCTCGAAGAAGGGAGGACAGAAGGCGGCCACGCCCCAGTCTGCATCCTCCGCTCCTCCCTCCGCCAGACTCAGGGGCCCCGCCGAGGGCGAGGGAGAGCGTGAGGGGCAGAGCGGGTCCCGCGCCAAGCTTCTGCGAGGGTAGTGGTTGCCGCGGCCCCAGGGGACGTCGACGGGTGGCCCGTGGCCCAGCAGCGGCTCCACGGCCAGCGAGGCAGCAGTGCTGCCGTCAGAGTCGTCGTCCTGGTCCGCGGTGGCAGGTGGACTGGGGGCGCAGCCGGCGCAGTCAGGGTCGTGGCCGGCGGCGGGTGCGGCCTCCTCTAGGCGGATGAAGTACTCGCTGCCCAGCGACGGGCTGTGCGCGCTGAGCACCGGAACCACGCCCGGGGGCGCGCCGTCGGGGGCGCACAGCTCCTGCAGGCGTGCGGTGCGGCCAGGGCTCAGCGTGGCCGGGAAGGCCTCCGCGCCGCGGCCCGCCTCCCACTTGTACTCAAAATTGAGGCCTCGGCTGGTCTCGGTCACCGTCAGCACGTCGTCGCCGTCCGCGTGGAAGCCGTCGCCCGCGAACTGCTCCAGCAGCGGGAAGGACGAGGCAGCGGCGAGCTCCACCACGCCGCCCAGCATGGGCCCCGCCGCACCGGGCCCGGGCCCCACGCCGCCCCCGCCGGGCCGCAGAGAGCGCCAGCGCCGTTCAAACTCCTCCTCTGCTTCGGTGGCGCCCTTGGCACACAGGTAGGACAGCAGCAGGTGCACCTCCTCGGCTGTGGGCCGCTGCTCGGGCTGCAGCCAGCAGAACTGCATCACCTCGTACCTGCGAGGAGGTCCCCCGGGGGCCACGTCAGAGGCAACGCTGGCCAGGAACGCGTCCCTGGAGCAGGGATGGGGGTTCCCCTAACTCCCAGTGTCTTGGGGGCATTAAGGGTATCTCCCACTTAATTGACACCCCAAATCTGCCAAGGCAAGCCCAGCAGCGTGGGAGCAGGAGGTGGGCTGGGCACTACCCTTAAGCCTTCCCTCCCTGTACACAGGGGTGCAGAGGTGGCGGGTGGAGGCCCTaccagaggggaggggagaccaGGCAGGGCTGGAACGCCAGGGGGTCAGGGTGAGCCGCCTCTGCCTGGGGATCAGGATACCCCATCTCGGCCTAGCTGTCCGGGACAGGGCAGTGGGGCCCTCACCAGCGGTCCGACAGGGTCAGCTGCAGCTGGGGCTTGGGCAGCTTGAGCTGCTGCTCCCGGACCGTGTACGCCAGCACCTGCTGGTCCGAGTGCTGGGGATAGGGCTGCGTGCCCAGCTCAAAGAGCTCCCAGATGGTCACGCCCAGGGACCTGTGGGGCGACAGCCGTgagccagggctgggcacagccTGCCACAGCAAGAACCGCGCAGGATCCCCGGGGCGCCGAATGGGGCAGCTCCCGCCATCACGCCAGTGCCTCAGGACCGGGGCCTGGTACCATACCAGCCGCCCCTCCCTGAGGACAGCGCTTCCTTTCAGCAGGCAATGTGCACCCTGCCAGGCCCAAGCCCAGCACCTGTGGAGCCTGCACATAAAGGCCGGGCTGGCCGAATCCATCTGCTTGTccgctcattcattcattcactgatgcgCTGAAGACCAGACACTGCCCGGTGTGGGAGCTGCCCTGGGGGAGCTGGAGGGCGGGCGTGGAGCCCAAAGCAGAGTAGGGCCCACACCAgcagggggctgagggagggggcgggagggggaaggaaggggagagaggggaCGCCTCAGGCCAGCATGGGCAGggctgggtaacaggcaggggtGCACAGAGCGTGCAGGCGGGTAGGGTAACTGGGGTCTCCTTCCCCGTGGGCTGTGGCTTCACCCAGCCACTTTGGTCCCTGGCTGTCCCAAGAGGCTGCAGAGTGAGACAGAGGTGATTTGGCAAGACGTCACCATGACCTTGGCCAGAGCCCTGTGACTGGAGACCCCAGCCAGCGTGCAGTGGGTGGGCAGGCCAGGAAGGGGCACCTTGGTGGAGAGGTGAGGAGGGGACAGTGTCCATGATGGGGCAGTCAAGTGGCTTAGGGGAGGCCCCAAAAGCTCAGGGAGGGGGCCTGGCCCATGGGATCTGAgagttccccagaagcagaaggcGGCCAGACCAAAGCCCGGGAGTGGTGGAAGCAGTGGGGGAAGCAGCAGAGGTGAGGGCAGGAAGGGGCGCCCACCCCAGGGCAGACCACTCCCCTGGGCGGCTCGGCCCTGCCCCTTCAGAGTCTACACCAGGTGTGAATGAATGCTCCGGGCTAGGCGCTCAGGATGGGGGCTTCCAGGCTGTGGTCGTGGGAGATCCCAGCACCACCgtcagcccctctgcctggcacgGCCTGACCTACACTCCCGTGAAGGCAGCCAACACCCCACCCGGACCCTCTCCCCAGGGACAGGTACTCACCAAGGCCCCCATCCCAGGACAGAACCCCCGGCATGCTGAGGACAGGCTGTTGGCCCTGTACGTATGCCTTGACCCCACCATGGGGTCCCTGGGGCACCCTGTCAGGGTGGTATCTCCCCCAGTGTGGGGTCGCCACCCAACCAGCCACTTGGGCTGCTGGCGTGTGGCCACTACAGGTGGCTCCGGCAGCCCCCCGACCTCACTACTCATGGCCATGATTTGACATGGGTGGGCAGGTGGCACTCGGCCTTGGCCCCTCACGGTGCCACCAGGGCCGCACTCACCACACATTCCCGCTCTTGGTCTGGTCCACGACGAGCAGGTTGCTGTGCACCTCGTCCACCAGCTCTGGCGCGATCCAGCGCAGAGGCACCCACAGCTGGTCGGCAGTCACGAAGTAGTCCTCCTGTTGGCACAGGGACAGGTCACCCCTGCCAGCGCAGGCCCTGCCCCtcatgcccagcccagcccaccccaccccactcactctgtacttgcagtgagccaggccaTAGTCACCAATCTTCACCGTCAGGTCAGCCGTGAGCAGGCAGTTCCGCAGGGCCAGGTCGCTGCAGGCAGGGTCAGGGGCAGGGTCAGCAGGGTGTGccgggtgggggcagggggagggtcaGTGGGGTGTGCCGGGCGGGGGCATCCAGCACAGGGTCCTTTGCCAACACTTGGATGGCTTACAGTCCAGGCTGGAAGGGGCGTTGGAGACACTGCCACCCCCCATCCCTGCCCAGGGCCCTACTCTGTGCCCAACCCTGAGACCTCGGGAGGAACTGTGTGCGTGGGCCTCAAATGTTACAGTGCAGAGGAGAATGGGGCCTAGAGAGGGTGAGAACCTGCCGGAACCCTCCCGGACCGGTCCACGCTTCTCCAGGACCCTCTCCTCCTAGCTCTACTACACTATCACTCTCGGCTCCCCAGGAGGTGGGAattgatggggaaactgaggcctggagtgTCCCAGGGGTCCTGCCGGCTGCCAGAGTCCAGTTTTAGGGTCCAGCCCTACCATGCCCACTCAGAGCTGGAGCTCACTCTCACTTGAGCCACCACTGGCCCCAGGGTTGGGTAGGGTCTGGAAAGAACGCAGGTTACGCCTGGCACTACCTCCAACCCAGCCTGCCTTGGCTGCTGGCTTTGACCCCTGCCTGGCTGGTCACGTGGGTGTGAGGAGGCACAGGGTACTGGGTAGATATGACCACAGCTGCCGTATTACTTCTGTGCTCAGGACTCAGGGTGGGGACAGAGGCCAACCCAGCCTGTCCCTCCCCACATAAAGCCCATGTCTGCGTGCCAGGGGATCGCTACAGAGCCATGTGTCCTGGGCCtatggggtggagtggggtgggttggggttgggggcagggcaGCTGGGGCCCGGCAGGCAGGTCGGGAGGCTGGCAGCTGCCCTCTTCAACAAAATCACTGATGCTGGAGTCGCCTGAGTCATCACTCAGCACCAGGATATTGTTGGAGAGGACAGCCGTGCGGCGTCTGGGGCTGACGGGGCCACGTGTCCTTCGCCACTTCTTCCAGCATGTCCCCCCGGGGTCCCCAGGGGCTGGGCATCCTGGCCCAAGCAGGACAGAACCCTCCCTCCAGGGTTCTTCGAAGCAGGGCCTGCTAAGCCCTCCCTTTGGGGCTTGAGGGAGACAGAGTGTGGGGTTGGCGCGGGGCTGCAGGGTGGTGGCTGACTGCCTCGGGGACAGAGAACAGGCCAGCTTGACAGTACGCGTCTCTTCGTCTAAACCTGCAAAGTGGGTATCAAACCATCGTCTTCCCAATTTTTCAAAAACGTCATAAAATCCCTTTGCATAGTGGTTGTCTGATGCTGCATGAGATGAACCTGGCCGGTCCTCGCAAGCCCCCTGAGGCAGGACCCACCCTATGCCCTTCCTtcaggggaggggcctggccTAGGGCTTCCCGGCCGCTGGCCCACGCCCGCCCTCACCTGTGCACGAAATTGTTGCGATGAAGGTGCAGGACGCCACAGGCCACCTCACAGGCCATGCGCTGCAGGGTCCGGGGGTCGGGCGCCATGGACTCCGCCACCCGGCAGCTCCGCAGGTAGCCCTTGAGGTCCCCCTGCAGAAAGGGGGTGTGGCGCAGTCACCAGCAGGCTGGGGGCTGGCCACCCTGGGAGGTCCCCACCTACCTCCCCAACTCCTCCACCCCTACCCACAGCTGAGGGACAGCAGCTGCCCAGAGCAGCCTCGTGCCCTGCACAGTGGCCAGCACCCAGCAGTTCCTGGAGGGGGGCCGTGTCCCCCAGGGCTGGGCTGGACTGAAGCCTTCCTCTCCACTGCCCCTCAGCCAGCCCCGGGCAGCAGGAGTCCCTTGGCCTGTGGTAGAGAGAGAAACACAGGGCCCAAGTGGATCTGCTTGATGGAATCTGGGGCTGGTGGTCGAGGGTTGGCCGGCAGCCCCTGACCTGCCGAAAGCCCAGCCCCGGGACGGTCAACGTCAGGAGTCCAGACGCCAGTGTGTGAGGGCCCCTGTCCCGAGGGAAGCCAGCAGGGGATCCAGCCCAGCCACAGACAGCCTCGGCTCAGTGCAGGAGCTGTGTATGtggaagggggtggggggcaggtctCGGGGGAGGGGGGGACGGGTCCCCGGGGCGGGGGGCGTTGATGGGCAGGCCCAGAACTCCAGGCAGCCTGGGGAAGTGGCCAGGCCCAGCCCCCCATGGCAAAAGCAAGCCTGAGTGAGGCCGTGGAGCCCAAGTGGGCCAGTGGCCCCCCCCCCAGTTGGCCCAGGATGCCTCCTCCCGAACCACAGGGCACACGAGCAGATGACCAAGCAGCTGGCAGCTCCCCAGGGGTGCAGGGAGCCCCAGCCCAGGCCTGTTCTGTGCCCAGCCCCCACAGTCCCTCCCTGGTGAGGCTAGGTCTCCCCATCGCCTCCTCTGGAAGGTGGTGGGGCAGGGTCCCTGGGTCTTGGCTTTAGGGAGGATGTGAGGCCCCCAAGGAGGGGGTGGCACCAGACACTGGCAGGGCAAGGGAGGGCCCTGGCTCAGCAAAGACCCCAGCATCCCCCCGGGCAGCAGCTCACCAGTGGGCAGAACTCCATCACCAGCAGGTAGGGTGTCACCTCGGCGCACTGGGCCAGGCACTGGAGCAGGTTGCTGTGCTTCAGGGCCCTGCGGGAGTGGACAGGCGGCCCCTGActtgggaggaggtggggagggggaggcgggctgagcaggggagggagaggagggggccgCACAGCATGGGCCTTTGTGCCCGGTGGCCTCCCACCTGTAGGGCTGCACCTCCTCCAGGAACTGCATCTGCTCCTGCACGCTGGCACTAGCCTGCAGCTCCTTCACCACCACCTGGGCACTGCTGATGCCAGAGTTCACCTCCCCCAGGAACACCTGTGGGACAGACAGCATCACCCACGGCTGCTCCGCCTCCACCGGCCCCGGCTTCCAGGCCTTACTCTTCTCCCACCCGCCCCACGCCGGCCCCCAGGACAGGACCCTTCTCCTCCTGTGCCCCGTCCACTCATTGCAGGGTGAGGTGTGGCTTCCGGATCCCTCCCGGCAACCCTCTGGCTGTAATATTCTGAGTCTTTCGTGTTACTCTCCCCACAAGGTCCCCcgctgccctctctctctctctctgggggTTTGAAGTGAGGAAGAGGGACCCAGGTGTCTCGTTTAGGCCAGGGTCAGGGGAAGGCCATGAGCAAGaggctgctcctctccctcccagggccCCTCCCCAGGTACCTCTGACCCCAGGACCCCCTAGGGAGAAGGGGATGCAGCCAGATGCTGAGGACCTCCCTGGGGAAGGGTCCAGCAGGGCCCAGAGACCGAAGAAGGGACCATCGGGGCTGGGGTGGCTCCTAGGAGGAGCAGGTCTGCAGCCCTGTGTCTCTTCTGCCTTCCAGGCGAGAGTCCTCCCTCCCAGGCGGGACACGTACCTTCCCGAACCAGCC is a window encoding:
- the AATK gene encoding serine/threonine-protein kinase LMTK1 isoform X2 translates to MAKQPGRSVQLLKSTDVGRHSLLYLKEIGHGWFGKVFLGEVNSGISSAQVVVKELQASASVQEQMQFLEEVQPYRALKHSNLLQCLAQCAEVTPYLLVMEFCPLGDLKGYLRSCRVAESMAPDPRTLQRMACEVACGVLHLHRNNFVHSDLALRNCLLTADLTVKIGDYGLAHCKYREDYFVTADQLWVPLRWIAPELVDEVHSNLLVVDQTKSGNVWSLGVTIWELFELGTQPYPQHSDQQVLAYTVREQQLKLPKPQLQLTLSDRWYEVMQFCWLQPEQRPTAEEVHLLLSYLCAKGATEAEEEFERRWRSLRPGGGGVGPGPGAAGPMLGGVVELAAASSFPLLEQFAGDGFHADGDDVLTVTETSRGLNFEYKWEAGRGAEAFPATLSPGRTARLQELCAPDGAPPGVVPVLSAHSPSLGSEYFIRLEEAAPAAGHDPDCAGCAPSPPATADQDDDSDGSTAASLAVEPLLGHGPPVDVPWGRGNHYPRRSLARDPLCPSRSPSPSAGPLSLAEGGAEDADWGVAAFCPPFFEDPLGTSPLGSSGAPPLPLTGEDELEEVGARRAAQRGHWRSNVSANNNSGSRCPESWDPISAGCHAEGCPSPKQTPRASPEPGYPGEPLLGLQAASAQEPGCCPGLPHLCSAQGLAPAPCLVTPSWTETAGSGGDHPQAEPKLATEAEGTAGPCLPLPSVPSPSQEGAPLPSEEASAPDAPDALPDSPTPATGGEVSAIKLASVLNGSSSSPEVEAPSSEDEDTAEATSGIFTDTSSDGLQAERLDVVPAFRSLQKQVGTPDSLDSLDIPSSASDGGYEVFSPSATGPSGGQPRALDSGYDTENYESPEFVLKEAQEGCEPQAFEELASEGEGPGPGPETRLSTSLSGLNEKNPYRDSAYFSDLEAEAEAEATSGPEKKCGGDQAPGPELGLPSTGQPSEQVSLRPGVSGEAQGSGPGEVLPPLLRLEGSSPEPSTCPSGLVPEPPEPQGPAEVRPGPSPSCSQFFLLTPVPLRSEGNSSEFQGPPGLLSGPAPQKRMGGLGTPRAPLRLALPGLPAALEGRPEEEEEDSEDSGESDEELRCYSVQEPSEDSEEDAPPVPVVVAESQSARNLRSLLKMPSLLSEAFCEDLERKKKAVSFFDDVTVYLFDQESPTRELGEPFPGAKESPPTFLRGSPGSPSAPNRPQQADGSPNGSTAEEGGGFAWDDDFPLMPAKAAFAMALDPAAPAPAAPTPAPFSRFTVSPAPTSRFSITHVSDSDAESKRGPEAGAGGESKEA
- the AATK gene encoding serine/threonine-protein kinase LMTK1 isoform X4; translation: MSSSFFNPSFAFSSHFDPDGAPLSELSWPSSLAVVAVSFSGLFAVIVLMLACLCCKKGGIGFKEFENAEGDEYAADLAQGSPATAAQNGPDVYVLPLTEVSLPMAKQPGRSVQLLKSTDVGRHSLLYLKEIGHGWFGKVFLGEVNSGISSAQVVVKELQASASVQEQMQFLEEVQPYRALKHSNLLQCLAQCAEVTPYLLVMEFCPLGDLKGYLRSCRVAESMAPDPRTLQRMACEVACGVLHLHRNNFVHSDLALRNCLLTADLTVKIGDYGLAHCKYREDYFVTADQLWVPLRWIAPELVDEVHSNLLVVDQTKSGNVWSLGVTIWELFELGTQPYPQHSDQQVLAYTVREQQLKLPKPQLQLTLSDRWYEVMQFCWLQPEQRPTAEEVHLLLSYLCAKGATEAEEEFERRWRSLRPGGGGVGPGPGAAGPMLGGVVELAAASSFPLLEQFAGDGFHADGDDVLTVTETSRGLNFEYKWEAGRGAEAFPATLSPGRTARLQELCAPDGAPPGVVPVLSAHSPSLGSEYFIRLEEAAPAAGHDPDCAGCAPSPPATADQDDDSDGSTAASLAVEPLLGHGPPVDVPWGRGNHYPRRSLARDPLCPSRSPSPSAGPLSLAEGGAEDADWGVAAFCPPFFEDPLGTSPLGSSGAPPLPLTGEDELEEVGARRAAQRGHWRSNVSANNNSGSRCPESWDPISAGCHAEGCPSPKQTPRASPEPGYPGEPLLGLQAASAQEPGCCPGLPHLCSAQGLAPAPCLVTPSWTETAGSGGDHPQAEPKLATEAEGTAGPCLPLPSVPSPSQEGAPLPSEEASAPDAPDALPDSPTPATGGEVSAIKLASVLNGSSSSPEVEAPSSEDEDTAEATSGIFTDTSSDGLQAERLDVVPAFRSLQKQVGTPDSLDSLDIPSSASDGGYEVFSPSATGPSGGQPRALDSGYDTENYESPEFVLKEAQEGCEPQAFEELASEGEGPGPGPETRLSTSLSGLNEKNPYRDSAYFSDLEAEAEAEATSGPEKKCGGDQAPGPELGLPSTGQPSEQVSLRPGVSGEAQGSGPGEVLPPLLRLEGSSPEPSTCPSGLVPEPPEPQGPAEVRPGPSPSCSQFFLLTPVPLRSEGNSSEFQGPPGLLSGPAPQKRMGGLGTPRAPLRLALPGLPAALEGRPEEEEEDSEDSGESDEELRCYSVQEPSEDSEEDAPPVPVVVAESQSARNLRSLLKMPSLLSEAFCEDLERKKKAVSFFDDVTVYLFDQESPTRELGEPFPGAKESPPTFLRGSPGSPSAPNRPQQADGSPNGSTAEEAGGGFAWDDDFPLMPAKAAFAMALDPAAPAPAAPTPAPFSRFTVSPAPTSRFSITHVSDSDAESKRGPEAGAGGESKEA
- the AATK gene encoding serine/threonine-protein kinase LMTK1 isoform X8, with product MQFLEEVQPYRALKHSNLLQCLAQCAEVTPYLLVMEFCPLGDLKGYLRSCRVAESMAPDPRTLQRMACEVACGVLHLHRNNFVHSDLALRNCLLTADLTVKIGDYGLAHCKYREDYFVTADQLWVPLRWIAPELVDEVHSNLLVVDQTKSGNVWSLGVTIWELFELGTQPYPQHSDQQVLAYTVREQQLKLPKPQLQLTLSDRWYEVMQFCWLQPEQRPTAEEVHLLLSYLCAKGATEAEEEFERRWRSLRPGGGGVGPGPGAAGPMLGGVVELAAASSFPLLEQFAGDGFHADGDDVLTVTETSRGLNFEYKWEAGRGAEAFPATLSPGRTARLQELCAPDGAPPGVVPVLSAHSPSLGSEYFIRLEEAAPAAGHDPDCAGCAPSPPATADQDDDSDGSTAASLAVEPLLGHGPPVDVPWGRGNHYPRRSLARDPLCPSRSPSPSAGPLSLAEGGAEDADWGVAAFCPPFFEDPLGTSPLGSSGAPPLPLTGEDELEEVGARRAAQRGHWRSNVSANNNSGSRCPESWDPISAGCHAEGCPSPKQTPRASPEPGYPGEPLLGLQAASAQEPGCCPGLPHLCSAQGLAPAPCLVTPSWTETAGSGGDHPQAEPKLATEAEGTAGPCLPLPSVPSPSQEGAPLPSEEASAPDAPDALPDSPTPATGGEVSAIKLASVLNGSSSSPEVEAPSSEDEDTAEATSGIFTDTSSDGLQAERLDVVPAFRSLQKQVGTPDSLDSLDIPSSASDGGYEVFSPSATGPSGGQPRALDSGYDTENYESPEFVLKEAQEGCEPQAFEELASEGEGPGPGPETRLSTSLSGLNEKNPYRDSAYFSDLEAEAEAEATSGPEKKCGGDQAPGPELGLPSTGQPSEQVSLRPGVSGEAQGSGPGEVLPPLLRLEGSSPEPSTCPSGLVPEPPEPQGPAEVRPGPSPSCSQFFLLTPVPLRSEGNSSEFQGPPGLLSGPAPQKRMGGLGTPRAPLRLALPGLPAALEGRPEEEEEDSEDSGESDEELRCYSVQEPSEDSEEDAPPVPVVVAESQSARNLRSLLKMPSLLSEAFCEDLERKKKAVSFFDDVTVYLFDQESPTRELGEPFPGAKESPPTFLRGSPGSPSAPNRPQQADGSPNGSTAEEAGGGFAWDDDFPLMPAKAAFAMALDPAAPAPAAPTPAPFSRFTVSPAPTSRFSITHVSDSDAESKRGPEAGAGGESKEA